The stretch of DNA GCGCCGCTGAGTTCCTTGGCAACCAAAGTAAAAAAAGTGTTTTAACTTTAAAGAGAAAGAGGTTGATTTTGCAAGGATGCCCTAGTCCTCTTAAATTGCGGTAACTAGATGACGTCAACCATTTATAGGTGGCAGATTTATACAATAAATGTACAGAATCTGCTGTGAACAACCAATTAATATTTGACAACTAATCTCCGGTTCGGGAATGCATcacaaacaacaaataaaaatttgacaACTAATCAGCATACAGTTAAGTCCGGTATGGTATCCGTTGAAAATCAATTTGGTAATGTATTACAAACAACAAATCAATATTTGACAGCTGATCAACATACCATTTTGACTACTAATCTATATACCCTTAAGTTCGGTACGGCATCCGTTGAAAAATAGGCACCTGAGTGATCAAGAACAATCTAACACCTTTGAAAGACATATCTAAGTTTGATTGTATTGCATGTAACATAGAAAAATTTCCTTTTCAGTTTGTGAAGAACCCTGATATGGTCCATTTGATCCGAGTTTAACATTTGAAAACATTTGACTTTCCCCCCTCCATTTTCTAGAAATACTATGAAATAAACAAAGTATGACCAGTTGAATCACAATAACTTTTCATTGATAACATAATATGCTAACCCTAGAagatgaaataaatataaacaagtAAACAACACGAAAAcgccataaataaaaaacaaaaaaaaacgaAACAAGGTTAAAAGTGGTAAAAGATTGTAAaccattttctttttgaatgtcCTCCCTTCTTCTCTTGCGATGAGACCAATCTGAAATTGTATCTGTATGTGTTTCAATTGGATCCTCCATGACCTCAATCCGAAGGATTCTATCTGAAAAGTTAGAATCGTTAAAAGCAAAACCAAAATCATCATCATAAACGCCATCTCCAGAGGTTTCAGGCTCCATCACAACTAAAGTCTCAAACAGATCGGTGTTGTTCAAGTTTTTCGTCTTTGACATCGAATAGAcgcaaacaaacaaaatgaaacctCTGCGAAAATGCAAATGCAAGAGAGAAAAGAAGAACAAGAGAATGTGTTTGATGAAAAACACCGAAACACTGTGTGAAATGAAGCGGAAAAGAACCTAACAAGCTTTTCAATTTATACTAACTACTTAATTATTCAACAAATTTcagcaataaaaaatattatattatgttttatttgttattagATTATTTAGACTTTAGAGGATGTATTGGATTTCGATTCTAAAACACTATTTtttgcataaatatttttttttgtaaatttcatAAGACTTGTAAGATTTTAAAAAACCATTAAGATACGTAGGATTTTAAAAGCTTTTATGAATTTACAATATTTCAAACGatctaataaattttaaacaatatgAGAATTTATTCAATTCTCAAAGtgtacaaaaataattttttttatcaaaattttactaaaaattatatgaaatctATAAGTCTTAGAAAATCTTGATTGAATACTACTAGACTTCtacacattatttaaaaaattcaaacaatcttaattaatatttcaaaatttattttaattacattaaaattttaattaaatacttaaaattactaaaaagtctttaaaaatcttaatttaatatacccttcaatgtcaaaatatttatacttttaatacaattattattattagattattgaaaaatatttaacgctttatttatttatttgatcgaAGTCATGTATATCAGTGAAAATCATTTATCaactttgtaaaatattttactttgacattatattaatattaaactCATTTTGTGATTTTATTGAAGGCAGATTATTTTAAGTCAAAAGATTAGCTTATTATTGgcgtaaaaaaaattatatgattaattaatcacgaacaaatttttgtattttagaataaatataactaaagttatatattctttttagtgatttaaagattttttttacagCGTACCTGcatatgaattaaataatttttattgtaataacAAATATTCCTTTCATTCCAAATTGTAAGGCATATATGattaaagtaaaagaaaaaaaattggtgaTCAAAACATTGCagttgattgaaatttttttttaaaaaaaaatataataactttttCCTTTCGTTCcaatttttgtataattttaatatttaattttatttctaaataatgagaatttaaaaatttagaaataaaattgacatttgtttttcaacaatatccttataatatatatttatttgcatTGAAAGACGTGAATATGCAAACCAACCAATATATAATAACGTTAAGAATATTTTCATGCATATATATAAAACGACTCTTTAATTTGTATGAAAAACTTTAATATAAATTGACGTCTTGAAACACTTAAAATTACAAAAGACAAAGTAGTGGGGAgtatctattatttttttttaatacgtaTATACATTTAGGTTATGTTCAAACTtcaataattttgtatttatttatatattttgtcttttttaaGAGTATGTTTCACGTACAAATGTGAATATTAATTTCTTCAATCTaatatacatttaaaatttatagttaCTTATTTGGTGGTTTGTAGTTAACTATTCGTGGtagattttgttttattaaacaGTAATTTCACTATCATTATGTTTTTCATGTtcctttaattattaatgttgAGAATGACAGAATGTttcttttcaataaaaatcTAGATTTGTTTTAGTAGTTGTAAAATATGTGGGTGCTCGAAAAATGAAGGCAATTGCGTTgtctttctttaaaataattagtaGGGTATGGTTGATCTATCTTCTAATTAGTTGCTAATAATgtcaatctaaaaaattaattagttgctAATCAAGAAGTTCGTAGATATttctcaataataaaaaatgtaatttgttAGCGCGGCGCATGTTTGTTAATTTAAGGTTTGTGGTTCgatcatttgtaaaaataaaaaaagtttaatatgatgaatacaaatattaacagattaaaatttaaagatatttgTGACTAACTATaccattaattatattttttggtaCAATTCTATTAATTTCATCtactctaagaaaaaaaatgtgtgtcttactaaatcttttatttttaccaTTTTTTATAAGAGATTAATTGATACGTTTTAACCGTGTAAATTATTTGAGTACAAGTAttcaatcaaatcaaattataatgttatttattattttactttctaAAATATATCTACAAATATTTACATTGTGATATATAAAATGTATTGATATGTAATTAGATGTGTATGTAAATTaagtatttttgaaattattggGTTTTAAAAGCCCTTAGTATGTATTGAGGATATACATATAatgatcaattttttatttttgtgtgaatATTAGGTAGTATTTATATTAGcaaccaaaatttgatttttgagtTTTCTTTTTAAACCTTTTCTTCTCAAATTTTTTCGAGTGGCTTAACTAAATTACATGACTTTCGTTTGAAATCAatgtgatatttaatttaaatgtgcATTCTACATAAGCTACTATTTGTAATTTctgttgtttttttcttcttctttatatttatagtttataagtTTTCAGATTCAAAAGTGTATAAAATTACCAAAAACAAGTcacaaatattaaatcaaacactcttttaaaaattaaactttcgACATATACGGTAGTCGATTACTCGCATAATAATAGAAATTCTACGCTTATTGTTgacattttcttttagaaatctatcatattttttacTTGAGAAAAATTATCACGTTTCTAAATTTCTTAGTTCATTTTTACCAATTAGGATGGTTTGCATAAGCTTTTGAGAAAAATCAAGCATGATTTATGAGAAATATTCGATGGATGTGCATTTTCGATGTTTCCATCTTGTGTGTAAGAGAGAATGTGATATATCTAGTTTGGAGCTGACCAGTAAAAACTCTTGTGTTAGTCCAATTTACAACTATGAGAAGATAAAAAATATGGtgttaaaatatacttttaaaatagaagtgTGCATATTAAGTTTTCATAACATTTTAACACGGGAAAGACAAATGATAAGAGCacagataaaaaatatatactttatAGTAAGACttacatttttatattgttaaaacTTTTGATATGATCGTTGGTTCAATTTTGTTGACATTTAAACATAAATGTCCAACTtacgaaaaaaataaaatatatatataaatgacattttcttacatcaaatatatttgaatcataaaactataaatgaaataattgatacatattgaatatttggttttttttacaatatcaaCCCTTCTATTTATCTAAAAcatcaaattattaaatattaatttaaaatgctaaaaatgaagaaaaaaatcgtctttaatatttttataatattttgatagaaattttcttttttatttttataatatttttaaactattttttatggAAATTTGTTATTTTCCAATTTTTATTCGTTTGAATATTTTGGATCTAGACACacacatcttttttttttcttttttctttttttacaaaatatttggaTATACatacaaatttaatttgatatatgaatatatatatatatatatataNNNNNNNNNNNNNNNNNNNNNNNNNNNNNNNNNNNNNNNNNNNNNNNNNNNNNNNNNNNNNNNNNNNNNNNNNNNNNNNNNNNNNNNNNNNNNNNNNNNNNNNNNNNNNNNNNNNNNNNNNNNNNNNNNNNNNNNNNNGATAACTAAATCATATACacatacccaaaaaaaaaaaaaaaaactactttgaTGTTTATAGACATATATACATGAAAATTACTGTAATACACATCTCTATTCATTTTTATGacttataatataataatatcaacatttgtcaattgaattaagattttaaaacattttttaatgtaatttctACATATATATTTCAAGTGCATTATCAATATATCACTTGATTTGtatgttaatatatttatatttaattaaaatttttaatagttaaaacaaatattaaaaattcattcaaaatcttataaatatacatttttcataaaaataaatagaattgtcaaaataaatttaaatgtaaacataaatcaaacaaatataatatcCATTCAATCCCATTACTAAAAAAAACGATATAAGAGTATAATTTGCAATAGTAACACATACATAATATGAATGGTGATGacaatttaaaaatgttttactaAGAAAATATAACAGTCCggttaaaatatagaataaattattaaaacttcactgaattttataataagtttttacACATATAAGCATTGACCATagcattatataaaatatattttatattattataaacttattaaataattaaataagattttttacATATAAGAAGAACCACGATGATTTTTAATTAAGGTGATACCattgacattttaaaagattaatatatttttaccatCTTAATAGAtatcttaataaatttttatataagacGAACTAAATAGATAATTCAAttcatctgtttttttttttacgtaaaacaaaaaaaattgaactgattgatcttatttaattatgttatacTCTCTTATAAtctcacaaaattcaaaataaatttttatacacaagaagaattaatttttttttaattatatgataGATTGTATTTATCTGACCAATTTATGCAGTTAGAACATATTAGTGACAggaggaatttttttttaagagcaAAATTTGTTGAGGAGTTAGAATGTAAATATTGCTATACTGAAAAATACCGATGAAATTATTTtggtcaacaaaaaaaaagtccATTGGTTGGATGATGGTTTGGATTTACACTGCGTGGGCCTCAGTATAATGAACAGAAGTCATAAAAGGAGTTTGGGCTTATCGGTAAAAGGCTCTTTTCGAATAGCCCACTTCCTTCTTATTACCATGATTTCAACAACGAAATGAAAATGATTATTGAACATTaaagttaatatattatatactttTATTGAACATTCTATTTCTGTTTAAGTCATAATTATATTAGTGCTAAATTAAAtcctcaaataaataataaataatcaacttgttttttttttttttatagccATAATCAAGTTGGTTTTAATTACAAAGacttatttatatcttttagCCTCCGGCCAATCATTTACCAACTCAAATATAAAAACACATCCTTAAATAACATTATCTCGTATCTAACACAAGAATACAATTGATACCGACTTTAAAACTTCATTTAATCACTTTGGGATCTAAGTCATAAAACAAGTGCACTTCACACAACAAGCCCTTAACGACTTCAATGACTCAAGCTTGCAGGCTATACTTAGAGCCCAACTAGATAGCAAAAAGTATAGTACTTAAttattgaacaaaaaaattataaatcttgTGAGTCATAATTCATCTGTCAAAATAAATCTTATGAATCATTCAATTCATAatataagttttaaattataactGAAAAAGTTGTcgaataataaaattaagataaataaaaataatcaaaggaGATTGAGAgagattcaaatttaaatcGAAACAATACATACTCGTACATTTATATCTACactatttataaagtaaaatcaatctaacaaatcaaaatcactaTTTCCATACTTGCTTAATGTGAAGTAATTccatagaaaatattttaactttcaGATTATTAAGGTTTTGATCCACCTTATACATTATTAATAAACTAGAAAGATCTCATGTTAACCGTTTTATGaaaaatcgattatgaaacCTGGaggtattttcttttatatcttaAGGTTATAATTTAGTAAGAAGAAAACTAAAGATGGACAACTTATAAGGTTATAATGTAGGGGTATGATTAACAATTTTATAACGAAATTGACCTCTGAACAAATGCCAAAAAgcacaaaaatgaaaattaaaaaaaaaactacaatgtGGATTTTGAGGATAGATAATGAGCCAATAAAAACCCCAATTTGATCCACGTGGCAACCACTAAAAATCAGTGTCCGAAATCACATGACAGTGGATAACAAACAAAGCTGTATTTGGCAGGAAAGGATAGTAGCGAgaagaaaagagagagagagagagagtaacagaaaagtgagagaaaaagaaagaagagaatGGCGGTGGCAGCAAGCACAAGCACGGTGTTAGTCCCTCCTCTTCCTCGGCTTCTCAAAACTAACCACGTTACACGATGCTCTGCTTTGCCATATCTCCCTCCTCGCCTCTCCACTAcccattcttcttcttcttcttcttcttcttccccTTTCCTTAAACACTTTTCAGgtattctctctctttctcttttttccacTCTACGTTTCAATTCTATTAATAATAaggttcttttttattttaatatcataAGGTGCTTTCTCATGTCATGTAATTAACAATGCACGATTAAGACTCTCACAAATCTTCAATTTCATGATTTTTGATGAGTCCATTGAGTGATAGATTTTCATGTCATGTTATGTATTGGGATAAACCCTAGTCATACGTTGaaaagagataaaattgaagagagtttataaaaaaaatgtatcagTGGCCTTACAAGCTGGTTTTGTAGGATAAGTTAGGTCAAACACAACAAGCTACTGTAGgataatttcaaattattttatcgTTTCCTACTTTTCAGAGCCCCGGAAGTTTTCTCTGCATCAGACTAGAGCTTCTTCTTCAGATGAAACATCTACTTCTCTTGATGCCAACGAGTTGTTTTCAGATTTGAAGGAGAAGGCAAGAACCTTATAAATTGGTTTATTTCAAGAATTTAgcttcattttaaatttattattcgtAAAATCCGCAATCTTCCGATTCCAATTCTAATCCTCTCTTTGGCAGCATCAATGTCTTAAACAGTTTTACTAACCAAGTTGAAATAATCTATGTAACACAAACACTTCAAATTGAAAGCATGTCCGTTGTTTGACACATGCCGGTGTGTTGGACACAACACATGTGGTTACATTTAATTACTTTCatcttttcaaattattattggtgTTGATATGTTGGCGTCAGTTCCAGTCATATACGGTGTATGTGTCTGTGTTAAGTGTTTCATGGGAAATAATATCCTCTATTTGTGATTATCAGTGGGATGGAGTTGAAAACAAGTCCACAGTGCTTGTATATGGTGGTGGAGCTTTAGTTGCTGTTTGGTTATCTTCAATTCTTGTAGGTGCCATCAACTCAGTCCCCTTGGTAAGCCATATCACTCTTGCGTAATTAAGTTCAATTCACTTTTTTTCATTAGGGAGCTTGCTATGCAATGCTTCATTTCTCTGCTCTATaaagcatttttaaccaatttgaaacaaatttatttatttttcagcTTCCAAAGATTATGGAGTTGGTAGGACTAGGGTACACTGGATGGTTTGTCTACCGATACCTTCTGTTTAAGGTAAGTTGAATCCATCATCATTCATCAATATGTTACTGCTTTAGAAATTTACACATTTCTTTGTGGcagaattataaatttacaaatttgAATTGATGTTTCTGGAAAATGAGAAATCAAAGAAAGCGTGACGTGATAAGATTATTGACGAACTCAGTGGCAAATCATTTAAGAACAATTGTGTTATTTTGACACAATTTGTTGACACCTTATAAATACTGTATGCCACGATTCACAAATACATGTGAACTGTATTACACGGTTAACACAGTTCAAATACATTAGTTAATTACGTTTAGTCTATGACTAATAGATAGGTATCAAGTACAATTGAACAATGATACTTTGACACAACATTGTTCATATATTCATTACACTTTGTTATATTCATTAACCATGCACCAAACATAATTGACCACATATTTAAATTGAGTTAACCATGTAACGAAGAAATAAATAGTGTTGTGTCTAAAATAAACAGCGCATCAAAATTTGTgtcaaaataacatattttatataagaATGTATATGTGAACTTTCTTGCATTGGATATCCTATTTCTACAATCAGAATCCAAATCATTATTTTGTTTGCTAATCACACATAGCTTGAACactatgtttctgataaatgatataattgttttgttttttacagTCTAGCAGAAAGGAACTAGCAACGGATATTGAGGTGCTGAAAAAGAAAATTGCTGGAACTGAATAGAATTGAATCAGTAGCAAGTCAAGTTGATCTTCCTTGCTCGCCATTTCTTTGTTTTGCTGTATGTCTTGATTATATGAAAGGCATTTGTATCCCTTGATATAGAATAGAATTCCTCAATCTCTATCATTATCAACATTGTATTAATccatatcattgttgaaataaTCCAGCAAATCTTTATATATGTTAATGATTCTGAATCTGAATGACAaacattcatatttttatttgtgtagTGTTGAGTGTATATCCCagtttatcaaatttaataagtTACAGATTACTGAGTCCGAATGTTACAGATTATTATTAATAGACAAATGTGTGTTTgcttaagtttttaaaattaataagaatctaaaaatattttgactaaaaaaataatctgATTTTAATGTGATAGATGTCATAGgatatttaaaaagtaatttttcaCTGTTATATAACAAATACAAATCAACTTTTGCTTCACataaatatctataaaaataatcactaaattattttatctattaaacacttttattttaatcttttttaccagacttttattttaatcttaagcaaatctataaaattttgtttaaaatatgattgCGCACATACTAATAAATTGACCACATATGAACTAATATTTAAACCATGAATTTAGATTCTCTGCTTTTGGCTAACTATCCAATGTTTTATGAAAATGACGATCaagataatattataaattggGCCAAGTTGGACCTTCCTCACtaaaaataagactaaaacgACTATGAACTCCCTCCACCTACATATttaataagttttataaattgtaaatttaacAAAATCCTAATGTTGAAGATATTTAGTGTAAAAGGTCTTAATTAGTTTTACTACTACATTTTTTACGGCAGGTCTTAAGTTCTCCTGCAGTATCGATCAAATTCATCTTATGGTTATCCTCATTTGATCTACATAAttagcaaaataaataaaagttttgtttgttttaaatatgtaaagtaattttattatttcatcaaAAGTTGAGATGGCCGAGTTGGTCTAAGGCGCCAGATTAAGGTTCTGGTCCGAAAGGGCGTGGGTTCAAATCCCACTCTcaacattttgattttattttttccttgttaatatgattaactaagataagaATAAATACAAGTCCTTGATCAACCTATAGGTTGAATATCACAATGTTGTTGAAATGAAAAAGGAGGGTCAGAATACGATCCATTAAGAATAGCAAAAGTTATAAGCTTGTTTGCAGCTTCTGTGGCATGAATCCCATCCCAACTCACATAGTTGTAAGGGTCATTACATGCTGTTGCTGTCACTGTTTTCCCATCTATCTCCTTTGTATTGCCACAGTAAACTTTAGGATTGAAATTGTAGTCACCTCCTCCATATCCACAACATGCTTTTGTACCATACTTAATACCtgtttcatataaaataaatcataagcATAATTAAGATCTTCAAATAATGTATTTATATCTTTATATAAGCAATTTACAATAGCCAAAATATGGGtcataaaattgtgtttttttcgTCTTTGAATtgaatgtgtgtttttttaattagtttgttATTTGAATGTACTCTTTATTAGTTAGTATGGTCCATCAAATTTCTAAGAGAACATACTTACTCTAAGGAtactttttgtaattttgatatatttataaccTCACATTTGTCCTTAAATGTTTGAATCATTGTCATTATAGACACCAAATAttctaaaattacaaaaacatacattattgtgttttttattaatcaatttggTACTCTTAGATGGAAAACCAAGTTGAAATATAATGCATCTATAGTGATCATAACAAAGTTCTCTTCTTATTAAACAAGCAAAGAGATAAGTGTTTGAACCATGAGAAGTAGGATGCTGAAAAAGCTCCAACAGAACAGAATAGGTATCCACATAAATGACAGAAGCATCTGAGAGACTTTCTCTGGCTTCTTTCAATGACTCTTTCAGCATCTTGTTATAGTCCACTACTGCATTATTGTAAGAAACCATGCATCCAAATTCATCAAGGTCTGAATTATTATGAGGAAGCTCTACTAAGAATGAAGGGTAGCACCCTATTGGTGCAAGATTAAGCACCATAAATGTTCTCCCACCAAGATTATATAGCTCCTAGAAATTTCAATGAGTATAAAACCAAAGTTAATAACAATTTGAGTCTCATGGCTAAATAATAGACATAAGTTCATTAATTACTCATACTTTAATGGTAGAAACAATTTGTGAAACAACTTGAGGGAGAAACTCTTGCACTCCACCTGTGCCAATGGTGGCTAAGTTGGAAGTGAAATCATTTTGGCCAATATAGAATGTATATAGAGATTTTCCAAATATATCTGGTGAAGGAAGTTTGGTTTCTGagcaaaattaaaagaaatcaGTACATTACTATAGTAATGgtaaggtttaattgcagtgacattttttaatttaaaaaactaatttgttaagtttcataaatttaagagaTTAAATTGACTCAACCTTACCAAACTAAAATGCCTATTTACATTGAGGAAAAATATATAGAGTATGAAGTTTGTCAATTTTGTACCCTGTTGTTGAGCTTCTTTGACTTTGGTTATGAATTGCTTCATTTGGTTGAATTGAATAGCAAGGGAGAAAGGGCTGATTCCAGTTACAAACAAAGAAGTATTAGGAAGAAGCACAGTTGATGCTAATGTAGCATAGTTGGCCCCATGTTTATAATCAGATCCTATTGATTGTAGATATGGACTCAAAAATGGAATTCCT from Cicer arietinum cultivar CDC Frontier isolate Library 1 chromosome 3, Cicar.CDCFrontier_v2.0, whole genome shotgun sequence encodes:
- the LOC101498254 gene encoding protein CURVATURE THYLAKOID 1A, chloroplastic; protein product: MAVAASTSTVLVPPLPRLLKTNHVTRCSALPYLPPRLSTTHSSSSSSSSSPFLKHFSEPRKFSLHQTRASSSDETSTSLDANELFSDLKEKWDGVENKSTVLVYGGGALVAVWLSSILVGAINSVPLLPKIMELVGLGYTGWFVYRYLLFKSSRKELATDIEVLKKKIAGTE
- the LOC101498588 gene encoding GDSL esterase/lipase At4g01130; its protein translation is MSSNTFNNKLLFIFMLVLPCLVGLSQGECDFKAIFNFGDSNSDTGGFYAAFPAESGPYVMTYFNKPAGRASDGRLVIDFIAQAIGIPFLSPYLQSIGSDYKHGANYATLASTVLLPNTSLFVTGISPFSLAIQFNQMKQFITKVKEAQQQETKLPSPDIFGKSLYTFYIGQNDFTSNLATIGTGGVQEFLPQVVSQIVSTIKELYNLGGRTFMVLNLAPIGCYPSFLVELPHNNSDLDEFGCMVSYNNAVVDYNKMLKESLKEARESLSDASVIYVDTYSVLLELFQHPTSHGIKYGTKACCGYGGGDYNFNPKVYCGNTKEIDGKTVTATACNDPYNYVSWDGIHATEAANKLITFAILNGSYSDPPFSFQQHCDIQPIG